The proteins below come from a single Streptomyces spongiicola genomic window:
- a CDS encoding ABC transporter permease, translating into MLLPVNVTFGIVLAVLLAAAACVAAVAHLGPGRAREMVVAGLRAAVQLGAVSLVIGWAVRSVPLLLAFLLVMYAVAVRTAGRRVTPNGTWWLTALPIGAGVVPVVAALLLTGLVPVKGIALIPVTGILIGGGLTATVLAGRRALDELATRHGEVEAAMAIGLSDRDARLEVVRDAAADALLPGLDQTRTVGLVTLPGAFVGMLLGGASPLQAGAVQLFVLVALMAVQAVAVAVVLELVSRGRLHRDLPAGSAKGADRAREGRGGARVRDADRTGLVRGEEGPGSVMPTGPGS; encoded by the coding sequence GTGCTGCTGCCGGTCAATGTGACGTTCGGGATCGTCCTCGCCGTGCTCCTGGCCGCCGCCGCCTGTGTCGCGGCCGTCGCCCACCTCGGGCCGGGTCGTGCCCGCGAGATGGTGGTGGCCGGTCTGCGCGCCGCGGTCCAGCTGGGCGCGGTCTCGCTCGTCATCGGCTGGGCTGTCCGCTCCGTCCCGCTGCTGCTCGCCTTCCTGCTGGTGATGTACGCCGTGGCCGTACGCACCGCGGGCCGGCGGGTCACCCCGAACGGCACCTGGTGGCTGACGGCTCTGCCGATCGGCGCGGGTGTCGTGCCGGTCGTCGCCGCCCTGCTGCTCACCGGGCTCGTCCCGGTGAAGGGCATCGCGCTCATTCCGGTGACCGGCATCCTCATCGGCGGCGGGCTGACCGCGACGGTGCTCGCCGGACGGCGCGCGCTCGACGAACTCGCCACCCGGCACGGGGAGGTCGAGGCCGCAATGGCGATCGGGTTGTCCGACCGCGACGCCCGGCTCGAGGTGGTGAGGGACGCGGCCGCCGACGCGCTGCTGCCGGGACTCGACCAGACCAGGACGGTGGGGCTGGTCACGCTCCCGGGCGCGTTCGTCGGGATGCTGCTCGGCGGGGCGTCACCGCTCCAGGCGGGTGCGGTGCAGCTGTTCGTCCTCGTCGCGCTGATGGCGGTGCAGGCCGTCGCGGTCGCGGTGGTACTGGAGCTGGTGTCGCGCGGTCGGCTGCACCGGGACCTCCCGGCCGGGTCGGCGAAGGGCGCGGACCGGGCTCGTGAGGGGCGAGGAGGGGCCCGGGTCCGTGATGCCGACCGGACCGGGCTCGTGAGGGGCGAGGAGGGGCCCGGGTCCGTGATGCCGACCGGACCGGGCTCGTGA
- a CDS encoding HNH endonuclease family protein — MSGLYARRATRTAVLAASVALASATALLTAPEAQAAPPTPVSAATARTYLGQLTVKAEGSSSGYNRDKFPHWITQSGACNTREVVLKRDGSDVVQDSGCAAVSGSWYSPFDGATWYAASDVDIDHIVPLAEAWRSGAGSWSTSARQAFANDLTRPALIAVTDNVNQSKGDQDPAEWMPPSSSYHCMYARMWVHTKHHWNLSVDSAEKSALQSVLNGC; from the coding sequence ATGTCAGGTCTCTACGCGCGTCGAGCCACCCGGACCGCGGTGCTCGCCGCGTCCGTCGCCCTCGCGTCGGCCACCGCGCTGCTCACCGCGCCCGAGGCCCAGGCCGCCCCGCCCACGCCGGTCAGCGCGGCCACCGCCCGCACCTATCTGGGCCAGCTCACGGTCAAGGCGGAAGGTTCCTCCTCCGGCTACAACCGCGACAAGTTCCCCCACTGGATCACCCAGTCGGGCGCCTGCAACACGCGCGAGGTCGTCCTCAAGCGCGACGGTTCCGACGTCGTCCAGGACTCCGGCTGCGCCGCCGTCAGCGGAAGCTGGTACTCCCCGTTCGACGGCGCCACCTGGTACGCCGCCTCGGACGTCGACATAGACCACATCGTGCCGCTCGCGGAGGCCTGGCGCTCCGGAGCCGGCTCGTGGTCCACCTCCGCGCGCCAGGCGTTCGCCAACGACCTGACACGGCCGGCGCTGATAGCCGTCACCGACAACGTGAACCAGTCCAAGGGCGACCAGGACCCCGCCGAATGGATGCCGCCGAGCAGTTCCTACCACTGCATGTACGCCCGTATGTGGGTGCACACCAAGCACCACTGGAACCTGTCCGTCGACTCCGCCGAGAAGTCCGCCCTGCAGTCCGTCCTCAACGGCTGCTGA
- a CDS encoding alkaline phosphatase D family protein has protein sequence MAAGLRLGPLLRYVDWETGEHATVWIEADRPCTAEVRCLGAPSGEGPGEVPGPTAGGAGASGVPGDAGAQGAQDAQSAEDAQSAEEAQSDQSPQSPDSTQSTGSTGGPSAVSPKGAGGSARTFRIEGHHYALIPVSGLSPASSTEYEVLLDGRRVWPPADSPYPPSVIRTPAIPAESVRVAFGSCRWSAPPARKRDPIGPDALDTLAARLAAEPEAERPDLLVLLGDQVYADATSQETQRWMATRRDLGRPPGTQVADYEEYTRLYEESWLDPEVRWLLSTVPSCMIFDDHDVIDDWNTSASWVAEMRATPWWRERILSGLMSYWVHQHLGNLSPAELAVDPVYAAVRDAPDGTEALRAFAARADTDPASVRWSYRRDFGRTRLLMIDTRAARVLDERCRAMLDDEEARWLRDQALQAPGSYDHLLIGTSLPWLLPPAIHDVESWNAALCRGARGARWARVGENLRRRADLEHWAAFPSSFEELTALIREVGSGPLAPSTVCVLSGDVHHAYVAEPRWPDPAPSARVFQLTCSPVHNSVHASVRVGFRFGWSRAGRRLGRAMARHGRTGRPTVRWDKSGGPWFGNQLMTLTLNGRSAGLRLDQTGTDRTGTRLLTVDERNLTHGP, from the coding sequence ATGGCAGCGGGGCTGCGCCTGGGACCGCTACTGCGTTACGTGGACTGGGAGACCGGTGAGCACGCGACCGTCTGGATCGAGGCGGACCGGCCGTGCACGGCAGAGGTGCGGTGCCTCGGCGCGCCCTCCGGAGAGGGTCCCGGCGAGGTCCCCGGGCCGACCGCCGGGGGCGCGGGAGCGAGCGGCGTCCCCGGCGACGCGGGTGCCCAGGGTGCCCAGGACGCCCAGAGTGCCGAGGACGCCCAGAGTGCCGAGGAGGCGCAAAGCGACCAGAGCCCCCAGAGCCCCGACAGCACCCAGAGCACCGGCTCTACGGGCGGCCCGTCTGCCGTCTCGCCGAAGGGCGCGGGCGGCTCCGCCCGCACGTTCCGGATCGAGGGCCACCACTACGCCCTGATCCCGGTCTCCGGCCTCTCCCCCGCCTCGTCGACGGAGTACGAGGTACTGCTCGACGGCCGCCGGGTCTGGCCCCCGGCCGACTCGCCGTACCCGCCGAGCGTGATCCGCACGCCGGCCATCCCCGCCGAGTCGGTACGGGTCGCCTTCGGCTCCTGCCGGTGGTCCGCGCCACCGGCCCGCAAGCGCGATCCGATCGGACCGGACGCGCTGGACACCCTGGCCGCGAGGCTGGCGGCCGAGCCGGAGGCCGAGCGTCCCGACCTGCTGGTGTTGCTGGGCGACCAGGTGTACGCGGACGCCACGTCGCAGGAGACCCAGCGGTGGATGGCGACCCGGCGCGATCTCGGCCGGCCGCCCGGGACCCAGGTGGCGGACTACGAGGAGTACACCCGGCTGTACGAGGAGTCCTGGCTGGACCCGGAGGTGCGGTGGCTGCTGTCGACCGTCCCCAGCTGCATGATCTTCGACGACCACGACGTCATCGACGACTGGAACACCAGCGCCTCCTGGGTCGCCGAGATGCGGGCGACGCCCTGGTGGCGGGAGCGCATCCTCAGCGGCCTGATGTCCTACTGGGTCCATCAGCACCTGGGCAACCTCTCCCCGGCCGAGCTGGCCGTGGACCCGGTCTACGCGGCCGTGCGGGACGCCCCGGACGGCACGGAGGCCCTCCGGGCGTTCGCCGCCCGGGCGGACACCGACCCCGCCTCGGTCCGCTGGAGCTACCGGCGCGACTTCGGCAGGACCCGGCTGCTGATGATCGACACCCGTGCCGCCCGGGTCCTCGACGAGCGGTGCCGGGCGATGCTCGACGACGAGGAGGCGCGCTGGCTGCGCGACCAGGCGCTTCAGGCGCCGGGCTCGTACGACCATCTGCTCATCGGGACCTCGCTGCCCTGGCTGCTGCCCCCGGCCATCCACGACGTGGAGAGCTGGAACGCGGCGCTGTGCCGGGGGGCTCGGGGCGCGCGCTGGGCACGTGTCGGGGAGAACCTGCGAAGACGGGCGGACCTGGAGCACTGGGCGGCGTTCCCGTCCTCGTTCGAGGAGCTGACCGCCCTGATCAGGGAGGTGGGCAGTGGCCCGCTGGCGCCCTCGACGGTCTGCGTGCTGTCCGGGGACGTGCACCACGCCTATGTGGCGGAGCCCCGCTGGCCGGATCCGGCGCCCTCCGCCCGGGTGTTCCAGCTGACCTGCTCCCCCGTGCACAACTCCGTCCACGCCTCGGTGCGGGTCGGTTTCCGCTTCGGGTGGAGCCGTGCGGGGCGGCGGCTCGGCCGGGCCATGGCCCGGCACGGCAGGACCGGGCGGCCGACGGTCCGATGGGACAAGAGCGGCGGCCCCTGGTTCGGGAACCAGCTGATGACCCTGACCCTGAACGGGCGTTCGGCCGGACTCCGGCTGGACCAGACCGGCACGGACCGTACGGGTACGCGGCTCCTGACCGTGGACGAGCGGAACCTCACGCATGGCCCGTGA
- a CDS encoding superoxide dismutase family protein: MSRLTGRAHSAVSGGARFTGSGGAPAEGEGVVLRAYGRFTPPGSFVPSTAFTYDRVLVPAGAWIVVEQSSERSGTVVRARVGGLRPGHAFGAHVHTAPCDADPAGAGPHYQHRAAPGADPVNELWLDFTADGAGEGHAETRHDWGLRRGGAQSVVLHAEQGGAGARVACFTVPFGGYGTP, translated from the coding sequence GTGAGCCGTCTTACCGGCCGGGCCCATTCCGCCGTTTCCGGCGGGGCCCGCTTCACCGGTTCCGGCGGGGCGCCCGCCGAGGGCGAGGGGGTGGTCCTGCGGGCGTACGGGCGGTTCACCCCGCCCGGTTCCTTCGTTCCGTCGACGGCGTTCACCTACGATCGGGTGCTTGTGCCGGCGGGGGCGTGGATCGTGGTGGAGCAGTCGTCCGAGCGCTCGGGGACCGTGGTGCGGGCCCGTGTGGGCGGGCTGAGGCCGGGGCACGCCTTCGGCGCCCATGTGCACACCGCGCCGTGCGACGCGGATCCCGCGGGGGCGGGACCGCACTACCAGCACCGGGCAGCGCCGGGCGCCGATCCCGTGAACGAACTGTGGCTGGACTTCACCGCCGACGGCGCAGGGGAGGGCCACGCCGAGACCCGGCACGACTGGGGGCTGCGGCGCGGTGGGGCGCAGTCGGTCGTCCTGCACGCCGAACAGGGCGGCGCGGGCGCTCGGGTGGCCTGCTTCACGGTCCCGTTCGGCGGCTACGGCACGCCGTGA
- a CDS encoding DedA family protein — MFEAVGLLLGSPWIYAVVALSVLLDVFLPVLPSGALVITAATAAAAGTTAAAGQSAATGSSAVASAAVQTSGDAPSVPGLLLCAATASVLGDLVAYRLARRGGEWLDRAVARSRRLATARERLGTALSRGGGLLVVIARFAPAGRSVVSLGAGAAHRRVWEFLPWSALAAVAWAGYSVGLGWFGGQWLGATWVGVAVSVAALFAAGSVAAYIMRRPVPKAA; from the coding sequence GTGTTCGAGGCTGTGGGGCTGCTGCTCGGCAGCCCGTGGATCTACGCGGTCGTGGCGCTCTCCGTGCTCCTCGACGTTTTCCTGCCCGTGCTGCCGAGCGGTGCGCTGGTGATCACCGCCGCGACGGCAGCGGCGGCCGGGACGACGGCCGCGGCGGGACAGAGCGCGGCGACCGGGTCGAGCGCGGTCGCATCGGCCGCGGTCCAGACGTCCGGCGACGCGCCCTCGGTGCCGGGGCTGCTGCTGTGCGCGGCGACCGCGTCCGTGCTCGGCGATCTGGTCGCCTACCGGCTGGCGCGACGCGGCGGCGAGTGGCTGGACCGTGCCGTCGCCCGCTCCCGGCGGCTGGCGACAGCCAGGGAACGACTCGGTACCGCACTGAGCCGGGGCGGTGGACTGCTCGTCGTCATCGCCCGGTTCGCGCCGGCCGGCCGGTCCGTGGTCTCCCTCGGCGCGGGCGCGGCGCACCGCAGGGTGTGGGAGTTCCTGCCCTGGTCGGCCCTGGCCGCCGTGGCATGGGCGGGCTACAGCGTCGGCCTCGGCTGGTTCGGCGGGCAGTGGCTGGGCGCGACATGGGTGGGCGTGGCGGTGTCCGTCGCCGCCCTCTTCGCAGCCGGTTCCGTCGCTGCCTACATCATGCGGCGTCCGGTGCCGAAGGCTGCGTAG
- a CDS encoding DUF2277 domain-containing protein — protein MCRSIRTLRPPVLPEEATEEDIRAAALQFIRKVSGFRAPAAHNREVFDRAVDEVAEATRKLLDGLEVRGGAGAGRKATQPSAPDAA, from the coding sequence ATGTGCCGCAGCATCAGGACTCTTCGACCGCCGGTCCTCCCCGAAGAAGCCACCGAGGAGGACATCAGGGCAGCCGCCCTGCAGTTCATACGGAAGGTGTCCGGCTTCCGGGCGCCCGCCGCGCACAACCGCGAGGTCTTCGACCGGGCCGTGGACGAGGTGGCGGAAGCGACGCGGAAGCTCCTCGACGGGCTGGAGGTGCGAGGCGGCGCAGGCGCCGGGCGGAAGGCTACGCAGCCTTCGGCACCGGACGCCGCATGA
- a CDS encoding protein-tyrosine phosphatase family protein has product MTEPWPPAAAGVLRLPSGRLVRGRGLRCPPPDGPVPTYALYLLDRPPPDVPWDAEWLRWPDFRLPRDRDRAHAALREVRARAATERVEVACGGGRGRTGTALACLAVLDGVPAAEAVAFVRRHYDRRAVETPWQRRYVRRFPLP; this is encoded by the coding sequence ATGACCGAGCCCTGGCCACCGGCGGCGGCCGGTGTCCTCCGCCTCCCCTCAGGACGGCTGGTGCGGGGACGCGGCCTGCGCTGTCCGCCGCCGGACGGGCCCGTTCCCACGTACGCGCTGTATCTGCTGGACCGGCCGCCTCCCGACGTTCCCTGGGATGCCGAGTGGCTGCGCTGGCCCGACTTCCGGCTCCCCCGCGACCGGGACCGCGCGCACGCCGCCCTGCGGGAGGTCCGGGCGCGCGCGGCCACGGAGCGGGTGGAAGTCGCCTGCGGGGGCGGGCGCGGCCGTACCGGAACGGCCCTCGCGTGCCTCGCCGTCCTCGACGGCGTACCGGCCGCCGAGGCGGTGGCCTTCGTCCGGCGCCACTACGACCGCCGTGCGGTCGAAACCCCCTGGCAGCGCCGGTACGTTCGCCGCTTCCCGCTTCCGTGA
- a CDS encoding IS1634 family transposase, producing MYLRTTQRKNKNGTTVRYVQLAHNRRVGGTTQAEVVHNFGREDQLDTDGLRRLVASINRYLGEDGADAAAPAAGGGLQVTGSRPLGAVWLLQGLWRQLEIDAALKKILGARRFRTDVERVLFALAANRAIAPASKLSAAEWAGRDAVIPGLEAMDENQAYRAMDLLVEADAQAEVQEAVFFAVANLLNLEVDLLFFDTTNTYFERDEPDEGETPFRAYGKSKDHRDDLPQITIGLAVTKEGVPVRCWCWPGGTSDQAILPQVKDDMRDWKLGRVITVVDRGFSSADNLAYLTRAGGHYIAGMRMRDGGDLAEAALARQGRYQSVRDNLRVKEVKLDQAPGRRFVICHNPAQEERDRRHREEAIKRIEAELERIRSQRERDAKRATTAKARERAEAAHVRAECALIEHPTLKRWLRTSKNGRLAIDRAKVKAEERLDGKYLLTSSDPHLSAEEIAVGYKALLEAERGFRDLKTVLELRPVFHRLEHRIRAHVLLCWLALLLIRVAERRTGQTWNRISTELGRVHEVTLTGDAGQITQTTPLTSQQAALYRACGIKPPPRITAADPA from the coding sequence ATGTACTTGCGGACCACCCAGCGGAAGAACAAGAACGGCACGACGGTTCGCTATGTTCAGCTCGCGCACAACCGGCGGGTGGGCGGCACTACGCAGGCCGAGGTGGTGCACAATTTCGGCCGCGAGGACCAGCTCGACACCGACGGCCTGCGCCGTCTGGTCGCCTCGATCAACCGCTACCTGGGCGAGGACGGCGCTGACGCGGCCGCTCCGGCGGCCGGCGGCGGCCTGCAGGTGACCGGCTCGCGCCCGCTCGGGGCGGTCTGGCTTCTGCAGGGCCTGTGGCGGCAGTTGGAGATCGACGCCGCCCTGAAGAAGATCCTCGGCGCGCGCCGGTTCCGCACCGACGTCGAGCGCGTGCTGTTCGCACTGGCCGCCAACCGTGCCATCGCCCCGGCCTCCAAGCTGTCGGCGGCCGAGTGGGCCGGCCGCGACGCGGTGATACCCGGCCTGGAGGCCATGGACGAGAACCAGGCATACCGGGCCATGGACCTGCTGGTGGAGGCCGACGCCCAGGCTGAAGTGCAGGAAGCGGTGTTCTTCGCGGTCGCCAACCTCCTCAACCTCGAAGTCGACCTGCTGTTCTTCGACACCACCAATACCTACTTCGAACGCGACGAACCCGACGAGGGCGAGACCCCGTTCCGCGCCTACGGCAAGAGCAAGGACCACCGCGACGACCTGCCGCAGATCACCATCGGACTGGCTGTCACCAAAGAGGGCGTCCCGGTCCGGTGTTGGTGCTGGCCCGGCGGCACCAGCGACCAGGCGATCCTGCCGCAGGTCAAGGACGACATGCGCGACTGGAAGCTGGGCCGCGTGATCACCGTGGTCGACCGCGGCTTCTCCTCCGCGGACAATCTCGCCTACCTCACCCGCGCCGGCGGCCACTACATCGCCGGGATGCGCATGCGTGACGGAGGCGACCTGGCCGAGGCCGCGCTCGCCCGGCAGGGCCGCTACCAGAGCGTCCGCGACAACCTGCGCGTCAAGGAAGTCAAGCTCGACCAGGCCCCGGGCCGGCGCTTCGTCATCTGCCACAACCCTGCCCAGGAGGAACGCGACCGTCGCCATCGCGAGGAGGCCATCAAGCGGATCGAGGCCGAACTGGAGCGGATCCGGTCCCAGCGTGAACGTGACGCCAAGCGCGCGACCACAGCCAAGGCGCGGGAGCGGGCGGAGGCCGCCCACGTGCGCGCCGAGTGCGCGCTGATCGAACACCCCACCCTGAAGCGGTGGTTGAGAACGTCGAAGAACGGACGGCTGGCCATCGACCGCGCCAAGGTCAAGGCCGAGGAGCGTCTCGACGGCAAGTACCTGCTGACCAGCTCCGATCCGCACCTGAGTGCCGAGGAGATCGCGGTCGGCTACAAGGCTCTCCTGGAAGCCGAGCGCGGATTTCGTGATCTGAAAACGGTGCTGGAACTACGACCGGTCTTTCACCGTCTCGAACACCGCATCCGCGCCCACGTGCTGCTGTGCTGGCTCGCACTGCTGCTGATCCGCGTCGCCGAACGCCGCACCGGACAGACCTGGAACCGGATCAGCACCGAACTCGGCCGCGTGCACGAGGTCACCCTCACCGGCGACGCCGGACAGATCACCCAGACCACCCCGCTCACCAGCCAGCAGGCCGCCCTCTACCGCGCCTGCGGCATCAAACCGCCGCCACGGATCACCGCCGCAGACCCGGCCTGA